The following is a genomic window from Bacillus sp. FJAT-52991.
AGAAGAAGTATCCGATGAAAACTTAGAAAAAATTATTGAACTAAATCCAGACTTAATCATTGGGCTATCATCAATTAAAAATGTTGATAAATTAAAAGAAATTGCTCCTACTGTTACATACACATACGGAAAAGTGGATTATTTAACTCAACATATAGAAATTGGAAAACTATTAAACAAGGAAAAAGAAGCACGAGCTTGGGTGGACGATTTCAAAGCGCGTGCACAAAAAACGGGAGAGGACATTAAAGCGAAAATTGGGGAAGATGCCACTGTTTCCGTCATTGAAAATTTCGACAAACAACTGTACGTATACGGCGATAACTGGGGCCGGGGCACAGAAATTCTTTACCAAGAAATGAACTTAAAGATGCCAGATAAAGTAAAAGAAATGGCACTAAAAGACGGCTACTATGCCCTATCTTTAGAAGTGCTTCCTGAGTTTGCTGGAGACTATGTTATTTTAAGTAAAAATAGCGACACAGACAATTCATTCCAAGAAACAGAAACGTATAAAAACATTCCTGCTGTAAAGAACAACCAAGTATTCGAAGTAAATGCAAAAGAGTTCTACTTTAACGATCCATTAACATTAGAGTTACAATTGGATTTCTTTAAGAAAAGCTTCCTTGGCAAGTAAATACATTGGAAAAGGAATTCTCATTGGAAGGATTCCTTTTTCCTTTACCTAACCAAAAGAAAGAAGAGAGACGAATAATGAAAGAAGATCAACGTATCATCCCATTTGTCTATAAACTAATTGCAGCGATTGTTTTATTTTTAATTATGTTTATTGCGGCTTGTGTATTTGGAGCAGCAGATACGACCGTCAAAGATGTCTGGCTCGCTCTTACTTCCGATGCCAAAGGGGAAAAAATTTCTCTTATTCGTGAAATTCGTTTACCGAGGGAAGTTGGAGCGGTACTTGTTGGAGCAGCCCTTGCGGTGTCTGGTGCTATTATGCAAGGAGTGACAAGAAACCCTTTAGCTGATCCAGGTTTACTTGGACTAACAGCCGGAGCTAATGCCGCACTCGCCTTGGCAGTCTCACTCATTCCTGCTGCCAATTACTATACGATTATGGTAGCATGTTTTATCGGTGCGGCTGTCGGATCGATCATGGTGTTTGGTATCGGGGCAGTGAAAAAGGGCGGTTTCTCTCCATTTCGTATAGTACTAGCCGGGGCAGCAGTATCGGCATTCCTATATGCAGTCGCAGAAGGAGTCGGCATCTATTTTAACACGTCAAAAGATGTATCCATGTGGACGGCTGGAGGGCTAATCGGCACTTCATGGATTCAGCTTCAAATGATCGCTCCATTTATCGGCATTGGTCTCCTTATTGCCCTTTTATTCTCAAGGCAACTAACCATTCTCAGTTTAAATGAAGAGGTAGCGGTCGGATTAGGTCAAAAAACAACACAAATCAAAGCCATTCTATTTATTGTTATCATTCTTCTTACTGGTGCGGCTGTAGCACTCGTCGGAAATATGGCTTTTATCGGCCTCATGATCCCGCACATAGTCCGTTCAATTGTTGGAACCGATTATCGCTTAATTCTGCCGATGTCAGTTGTGGTGGGGGCGACATTCATGTTGCTTGCCGATACGGTTGGGCGCACCATCCATGCACCATATGAAACACCTGTAACAGCCATTGTTGCGATAATAGGCTTACCTTTCTTCCTTTTCATTGTGAATAAAGAAGGGAGAACTTTCTCATGATACATCCAACTATTGTAAAAAAACAAAGACTACTGTTAGGTGTGTTTCTTGCGCTCATCATCATAACGATTGTGATTAGTATGGGAATAGGCTATTCCTCTGTATCTTTTGACAGATTGATTCCCACACTTCTTGGACAGGGAACATTCAAAGAAGAATTTATTGTTTTCTCGATTCGGCTGCCACGAATCATTATTACTTTATTAGCTGGAATGGCTCTTGCTCTATCTGGCGCTATTTTGCAAGGAATTACACGAAATGACTTAGCCGATCCCGGCATTATCGGTATAAACTATGGAGCAGGAGTAGCTGTTGCTGTTTTCTTTTTATTCTTCCCGATTGATGAAGGTTCATTTGCTTATTTACTACCTGTAGTTGCTTTTGCTGGTGCCATCTTAACTACCTGCCTCATTGCCTTATTTTCATATAATAAAAATGAAGGGCTTCAACCCGTCAAATTAGTGTTAGTCGGTGTTGGATTTTCTATGGCACTATCAGGGGCTATGGTTGTTCTTATTTCAGGTGCGGAGCGTTCAAAAGTCGAGTTTATTTCCAAATGGCTATCCGGAAATATTTGGGGTACAGATTGGCCGTTTATTTGGGCTATTCTTCCATGGCTTGTTATTCTTATCCCTTTCGCTTTATATAAAGCAAATCGTTTGAATATCCTTGCGCTCAATGAACCTGTGGCCATTGGCGTAGGTATATCCATTAAAAGAGAGCGTCTCATCTTGCTTTTCACAGCTGTTGCTCTTGCCTCTTCTGCTGTTTCTGTTACTGGAGGCATCACTTTTATCGGATTGATGGCACCCCATATGGCCAAAGCTTTAGTAGGACCACGAAACCAATTGTTCCTGCCTATAGCTATTTTAATCGGAGGTTGGCTCCTATTATTGGCAGACACCATTGGACGTAATATAGTGGAACCTGACGGCCTACCAGCTGGGATTATCGTCTCACTCATTGGGGCACCGTATTTCATATATTTATTATTAAAAAAATAAAGACCTCTAAAAAGTCAGTTGAATCTTCTATGAGATAGAAAGATTCAATGACTTTTTATTTTATTGCAAACGATGATATTTTTTTGAGAGTGATCTTTTATACTATGGTTATTAAGAGGGGATACGATGATGTGGAAAAATAAAAATGTTTGGATTTTGTTATGTGGAGAGTTTATTGTCGGTTTAGGTCTATGGCTTGGAATTATAGGAAATCTTGAGTTTATGCAGGAGAAAGTGCCTTCTGATTTCTTGAAATCTATTATCTTAGCTATTGGACTACTGGCTGGTATTATTGTTGGACCACTCGCTGGTAAATTGACGGATCAGTCAAACAAAAAAATGGTCATGCTTGTTTCTGGCTTTATTCGTACAGCAAGCGTCATTTTTATGCTGATAGCGATTAAAACAGGGTCCGTTTGGTGGATGATCGCCTTTCTTATTTTCATCCAAATTTCTGCCGCCTTTTATTTCCCAGCGCTACAAGCTGCTATCCCCCTTGTTGTTGAGGAAAAGGACCTTTTGCGAATGAACGGTGTTTATATGAATGTATCCACTCTTTCGCGAATCTTGGGGACAGCGGTAGCAGGAATCTTCTTATCCATTATGTCTCTTTCAATGGTGTATATCGCTTCTTTTATCGCCTATTTCTTGTTATTTGTTTTGACATGGTTCCTGACCTTAGACGAGTCAAAAAAAGAGCAGAAGAGTTCAAAAACAAAAGAATCGTCCAGTACCAGCTTTAACGATATCTTTCCCATTATTAAAGGATTGCCGATTGTATTTATGACGCTCGTTTTAACGCTTGTCCCCCTGTTATTCATTGGCGGATTTAACCTGATGGTGATCAATATTAGCGAACTTCAGGATAGCTCGACAATTAAAAGCTGGATTTATACCGCTGAAGGAGTAGCCTTTATGCTCGGAGCATTCGTTGTTAAACAAATAAGTCATAAATTCTCACCTTATACGATTTTATTTTTCTTTTCATTTATTATTGGGTTATCACAAGTGCTGCTTTACTTTGCACAAATTCCGCTCCTATCTGTTTTCGCCTTTGCTTTATTTGGCTTTGCTGTCGGTTGCTTTTTCCCAACTACCGCGACCATTTTTCAAACAAAGGTGCCAAAAGACTTTCACGGCAGGTTCTTCTCCTTCCGAAATATGCTTGATCGCCTCATTTTCCAAGTTGTTCTATTAATAACAGGATTTTTATTGGATGCAGTCGGTTTGCCTTATATGACGGTGATCTTCGGGACATTCTCTCTGTTGATGACGACTTTCTTTTATATGAAGTTTAAAAAATTAAACATAGCCTCTCAAGTAAGAGACAAAATTAGTTAACGGTAAAAAACCATCAGTTAGGAGAAAACCTTCCTAACTGATGGTTTTTATTGTTGTGGCCGCCCTTGTTTCTCTCCGTTTAAAATCAGGTGGAAAGTAACATCTGCTTTTAATGAATCAGATACGGCACAATATTTTTCTTTTCCAAGATCAATCGCTCGCCAAATCTTTTTGCTATCAATTGCCCCATCAATGATAAAAGTGACATCGATGGAAGTGAATCCCTTCGGAAGTTCTTCTTTTCTTGTTCCATCTGTTTCAATTTCGAGCTTTTCAATCAAGGATAGATGCGGCTTTAAAATCATCGTCACATCAATCCCAATACAGCCTGCCAATGCGCTTAATAGCATTTCTGTTGGAGTCGCCCCTTTTCCAGCTCCTCCGTAAGCCTCTGTCGCATCCATTTCCACAGCATAGCCGGAATCTCCGACTGAAGTAAAGGCGCGCTGCCCTTGCCATCTTGTACGTACTTTCATTTCAAATCCCCCCTCTTTTACGTCATTTTTAAAAACTTCTTCGCCCGCTCTGTTTGCGGGTTCGTGAAAAATTGTTCTGGTTTTCCCTCTTCCACAATAACGCCATCTGCCATGAAGATGATCCGATCTGCTACCTCACGAGCAAATTGCATTTCATGTGTAACGATCAGCATCGTCATTCCATCCTGTGCAAGCTCTTTAATCACGGCTAATACTTCGTCTACCAACTCCGGGTCAAGGGCTGAAGTCGGCTCATCAAATAGCATTACTTCAGGCTCCATTGCCAGTGCTCGAGAAATCGCCACCCTTTGTTGCTGTCCACCTGATAGTCGTGAAGGATAGCTATCCTTTTTCTCTAATAATCCTACTCGTGCAAGCAATTTTTCTCCCCTCTGAATAGCCGCTTGCTTATCCACTTGCTTCACAGTAAGCAAGGCTTCAATGACATTGCCAAGCACCGTTTTATGGGGATATAAATTAAACTGCTGAAACACCATCCCTGTGTGCATTCGTATGTTACGAATATTTTTTTTCTGCTCTTTTTTCGATTGTGTGTCAGCAAGCAAAAGATCATTAACTTGTATTTGACCGCTCGTCATCTCTTCTAACCCATTGATACAACGAAGGAACGTGCTTTTTCCTGAGCCGCTAGGGCCTAAAATAGCAACGACCTCTCCAGTTGCTACTGTCACATCAATGTTCTTTAACACTTCTTGTCTATTAAAGCTTTTTGACAATCCTTCAATATTAATCATACAAAAACTCCCGTTTATTCATAAATTGATAGGCGTTTTTCCAATCTTTCAAGGAAAAAGGAGAAGCCTGTGCTCATGATCCAATACATCAAACCAATCGCTAAGTAAAATGGCATATACACATAATATTGAGCAATCAAAAGCTGAGCGGAGCGCAATAGCTCAGTCACAGTAATCACTGACACAAGCGATGTTTCTTTTAACATTCCAATAAAGGTGTTACCGGCTGGTGGAATCGCCACTCGAATTGCTTGCGGTAAAATGATTCTTCTCATCGTCTGAAAGGGCGTCATTCCGGATGCATAAGCGGCTTCCATTTGCCCTTTCGGAATCGATTGAATAGCTCCGCGTAACGTCTCTGATAAATAAGCACCGATGCTAATGCTTAGCGCGATATAAGCTGCCACTAATGGCTCTAGCTTAATACCATAATCCACTAAGCCGTAGTAAACGATAATAATTTGTACAAGCGTTGGCGTTCCCCGAATAATCGATACATACGCCCGAGCAATCCAGCGAATCAACCGATTGCCTTTAAGTCTAGCGATGGCTGTAATGACCGCTATAATTGAGCCAAAAAACATCGACACAACCGTGATAAGGAGCGTATAATACGCCCCTTTTAATAAAAAGGTCAGATTATCTAATACAAGATCCATTATTTACGATGATCCTTTCTTATTCTGTTGGCTCTTCTCCAAACCATTTCACATAAATTTCTTTATATGTGCCATCTGCTTTCATATCTGACAAAATTTTGTTCAATTCTTTCACAAAATCTTCATTGCCTTTACGGACTGCAATACCTGCTTGATCCGATTTAACTGGCTCACCGACTGCTTTAATTTTAAAACCATTTTTCTCTACAACTGGTTGCATCGCGTACATATTGTTAATGGTTGCATCAATGCGGCCAGCATCTAAATCTTTTAATGAAGTAATGACATCATCATACGTTTTAATATTGAACTCACCGACTTCTGGCAATAGCTTTGTACGAAGATACGTTTCATCATTTGTCCCTAAGCCCACACCAATATCTTTTCCTTTAAAATCTTTCACTGTCTTAATGTCATTATTATTTTCAGCGACAATGACTTTTACATGATTCGTAATGTACGGATCTGAAAAGTCCATTTGCTCTTTACGTTCATCAGTAATCGTCATTTGACTAATTACCGCATCAAATTTCTCTGTTTGTAAACCTGCTATCAGACCAGAGAATTCCTGTGCCACAAATTCAACTTCTACCCCTAATCGCTTCGCTACCTCTTTTGCTATATCCGCATCGAATCCATCCATTTCTTTTTTATCATTTAAAAAGTTGTATGGAGGGTATGTGCCCATTAAACCAACTTTCAACTTGCCTTCTTCTTTAATTTGATTCAATAAATTTTCTTGGCCTTCTTCCTTTATCTCCTTCGAGTCTTTTGACTTCTCCGAGCTACAAGCGCTAAGTAATGCCGCAAAAACAACAAGCAAAATTATAGAGTGAAATATATTTCTCTTCTTCATCGTATTCTCCCCCTTTTTTATATTCCTAATAGTCCGAAAAATTCAAACCGAACAACTTCCTTCGCCAACTCTTTCGCTGTTTTCTGATGTAAGTTAGAATGAGTCGTAATCGGACCAAATAACCATTTCGATAAAATGCCTTCTAGCAAACTAACTAATAATGCAGACTGTATGGAAGGATCATTATTCGGCAAAATCCCAAAATCAATAGCTCGCTCAATATTTTTCTTAAAAGCTTCCTCTACTTGAAGGCGAGTTTCCATAATTGCTTTATGAATGGAAGCTTCACTCTCCATGCCTCGTAGCAAAATCTCCATAAAAAATTGGTTGTCCTGTGAAAACAAGAATAAGTTTTCAAACAAACGCTCCGATGCTTTCACCGTATCCTGCACGGTTCCAGGAGATTGACGATACCCTTGAGACACCACTTCCAATAAACTCTGTCTTCCCTTATCAATAATTTCAAAAGCAATTGCCTCTTTGCTTTTGAAGTACCAGTAAAAAGTTCCTTGAGCGACACCAACTTCACTGACGATATCGGAAATTTTTGTCTTATGATAGCCTCGGCTAGCAAATAATTGCAAAGAAATCTGCAAAATCTGCTCTCTCCGATCTACGTTGTGACGAGTTTCACTCATCCCTTCCCCCCTCTCGATTGATTAGTCAGTCAATTTAATTTATATCCTACAAAACAAATCTGTTTAAGTCAATAAATACTATTAGTTTTATCGGAATTATTTCAGTATAAGGTTTTATATTTGATATATCTTTTATACTAAGTACAACATTTATACAAAAATAGGAAAAATGTATATAGAGAAAGAGTAATATAACAAGCACGTCTTTTACCACTCCTCCATATATTGATGTTAACCATGATGATAGAGGAGGGATCGACTGATGGCCCATCTATATTCTAAAGGCTGGTTTATTCAACAATTAAAACAAGCCAATATCACAAAGCTGGAAGGACGAAAACTGGAAACATACAAAACTCACATTGTGCGTAATCTATACGTTCAGCTTGTCGAACAAAAGGAAAACAAAGCGAAATAAATCCCAGGCCCCGTCTACAATTAAGACGGTTCCTGGGATTTCTGGCTTTATATAGGCATTCTTCAAGCTTGTTGTTTCGCTTTCTTCGACCTTGTATAGCTTTCCTTTGACTTTCTGGTAGTTTCTTACACATTAAACTTGCTAATTAATCCTTGTAAATTCTCTGATCGGCTAGATAGCGCTTGTGAAGCAATTGTGATCTCCTCCATTGATGCAAGCTGCTCTGCTGCTGTTGCTGCCATCTGCTCAATATGATTTGCCAGTTCATCCATCAATTGAAGAATTTCTTTAAAATTCACTTCTGTATAATGAACAATATCTAAACCACTCTTCACCTCTAACATTTCCAATTTGGCTTGATTGTTGATTAATACATCCTGTATATAATGATGCTTCTAAATTATGAATAAAACTGCCCATTCCATCACCTGTACTTTACGTTTTTCGTAGCAGCGTCTTTTAATGCAACACAGACATTTGACTTAATTTCTCAATCGCTGGAATGTCCGCCGGTGCCCAATCTAACGATGTTAATTCATGTGGTGCCAACCATTTTATGGCCACATGCTCCGTTAAGACAGGTTTCCCTTCCACAATTCGGCAGAAAAATGTCGTTAAATGCACAATACCAAAGTCATATTCATAAACGGTATGTTCAACTTGTTCACCAATCTCAATCTTGCAATGCATTTCTTCTTCAATTTCACGACGCAATGCTTCCTCTGGTGATTCTCCTTGTTCAATTTTTCCTCCTGGAAACTCCCATTTCAGTGGCAGTATTTGCCTTTCTCCTCTTTGCGCACATAGAATTTTCCCATTTTCAATAATGACGGCTCCGACAACATCTATGTTTTTTTTTATAGTATCCTCCGAAAAATATGTTTCACGTGAAACATGTCTATTATTGAATTCTAAAAATCAAAAATCGTTCATTTTCATCTTTTTCAAACAAATGCGGAACTCTCACTTCTTTCAAAAGCTCAAACGGTGTATTCCTTTCAAGAAAATGGATATATTCAATGGTTGGATAGTAAAGAATGACATCGACAAACCGCTTATGTTGCTCAACAGAAAGCAAAATATTAGTAACGACCTTCATAAAAATCTGGATGGAAAAAGGATTAAAAAAATAAAATCGATTGTCCGTTGGCTCCACTTTATACTTCTCAGCTGGACCGCATACAAAGCGAATAGTATCCTCTTTTGAATCCCTTGTTTTCATATAACGCTCTTTGTTTTCCACTGCTTCTTGATATAGCTGTTTATTCACTTCAATTCCTGTGACCGACAATTGGAAATGATAATGGACGTAAAATGGCAGCCGTCCTTTTCCGCAGCCAAAATCCACGACATGATCTATCCTTTTTAATTCATACGAACGAGTCAGCTCATCCAACGCCACATAAGGTGTCGCTTCATAACGATTATAATGAACTAATTGTAGTGGGCATTCTTTCATACCAATGGTTTCAATCCCTAAAAGCTGATCATACTCGTGTTCTGTCATAACATATCTCTCCATTTAAAAATGACAGACATCTCTTCATGGAAATGTCTGTTTACATACATTATATAGCAAAAAAATGATATGCGCTGCCGATCAGTTTGTAGTTACATTAAACACAAATGGCTCAAAATCCAGCTCATAATCTTCGGATGAAGCTTCTGCATGAGTTAGTGTGCATAACACAAAAAGGACGCCCCAAACCGATCATTTGGGCCATCCTCTACTTACGTATTCATTCTTACCCGAACTTTCGAAGCTTCGGAAAAGAGATTAAGCCTAATAGGTTAATGTTGTGTTCTTTTCCTTTCGACCGAACTTTACCGAAGAAAGTTCCTAGAAAGTCTTCCCATACTTTTCCTAGCGTTTTCTTAGATTGAGGATTATTGACAATGGCATCCATTGTGGATTGTAATGCATAGTCTAAGTGTAATAGGGCCTGTCGTAAATGACTAATCACTTCCTCATTGTGCTCCTTCATGAAGGTCACTCCTTTGGATAAAAATTTAAGAGAAAATGCTTTGTTCCGAATCCTCTACTTCGTACGCATGGCCATCTATACACATGTCTCGCTCAAGATACTTTTGCATTCGGTCAAACTTCACTTCCGCCACGATGTCTTCTAGTTCTTCCTTGGCGGAAACAACTAAGTATTTCATCTGTTTAGAGAAATCATACAGCATGGGGCGTAGTGTTTTTCTTGCCACTGGAATGATCGCTGTGCTTGCAATAATGAGCGCAGAGCCCACAATGACACGTTGCACTAACATGTTCAAACCCTCCTTTTCATTAGATTATTTTTTCCAATTATGGTCTCACTTATACAGCTAAAGCGAGCGTTTCTTCTTTACGATCTCTTTGCACCCATTTGATTACTGGCTTGGCTAGAGTAGCTGAACTTGCTGCTACAGCGATGACGGCCGCCCATCCCATGATGGAGATCGGTACAGTATTAAAGATCCCTTGCAGTGGAGGAATGTAAATGCAGGCTAACAACGATAACCATGAAACACCTAAAGCTCCCACTAAGAAACGATCTTTTGACCATTCGCCCATTTTTTCATCTTCAGACCCTAATTGTCTCCAAGAGAATGTTTGAATGAGTTGTCCTGCTACTAATGTGGCAAAGGCTGTT
Proteins encoded in this region:
- a CDS encoding (deoxy)nucleoside triphosphate pyrophosphohydrolase gives rise to the protein MKKNIDVVGAVIIENGKILCAQRGERQILPLKWEFPGGKIEQGESPEEALRREIEEEMHCKIEIGEQVEHTVYEYDFGIVHLTTFFCRIVEGKPVLTEHVAIKWLAPHELTSLDWAPADIPAIEKLSQMSVLH
- a CDS encoding amino acid ABC transporter permease, yielding MDLVLDNLTFLLKGAYYTLLITVVSMFFGSIIAVITAIARLKGNRLIRWIARAYVSIIRGTPTLVQIIIVYYGLVDYGIKLEPLVAAYIALSISIGAYLSETLRGAIQSIPKGQMEAAYASGMTPFQTMRRIILPQAIRVAIPPAGNTFIGMLKETSLVSVITVTELLRSAQLLIAQYYVYMPFYLAIGLMYWIMSTGFSFFLERLEKRLSIYE
- a CDS encoding OsmC family protein; this encodes MKVRTRWQGQRAFTSVGDSGYAVEMDATEAYGGAGKGATPTEMLLSALAGCIGIDVTMILKPHLSLIEKLEIETDGTRKEELPKGFTSIDVTFIIDGAIDSKKIWRAIDLGKEKYCAVSDSLKADVTFHLILNGEKQGRPQQ
- a CDS encoding TetR/AcrR family transcriptional regulator, which encodes MSETRHNVDRREQILQISLQLFASRGYHKTKISDIVSEVGVAQGTFYWYFKSKEAIAFEIIDKGRQSLLEVVSQGYRQSPGTVQDTVKASERLFENLFLFSQDNQFFMEILLRGMESEASIHKAIMETRLQVEEAFKKNIERAIDFGILPNNDPSIQSALLVSLLEGILSKWLFGPITTHSNLHQKTAKELAKEVVRFEFFGLLGI
- a CDS encoding SAM-dependent methyltransferase → MTEHEYDQLLGIETIGMKECPLQLVHYNRYEATPYVALDELTRSYELKRIDHVVDFGCGKGRLPFYVHYHFQLSVTGIEVNKQLYQEAVENKERYMKTRDSKEDTIRFVCGPAEKYKVEPTDNRFYFFNPFSIQIFMKVVTNILLSVEQHKRFVDVILYYPTIEYIHFLERNTPFELLKEVRVPHLFEKDENERFLIFRIQ
- a CDS encoding iron-hydroxamate ABC transporter substrate-binding protein, translating into MKKLLFPIFLLLVFMVSACSGDSEKETNKTEKKEPEMITYESENGPVQVPANPERVVVLSSFAGNVMSLGVNLVGVDSWSKMNPNFESQLKDVEEVSDENLEKIIELNPDLIIGLSSIKNVDKLKEIAPTVTYTYGKVDYLTQHIEIGKLLNKEKEARAWVDDFKARAQKTGEDIKAKIGEDATVSVIENFDKQLYVYGDNWGRGTEILYQEMNLKMPDKVKEMALKDGYYALSLEVLPEFAGDYVILSKNSDTDNSFQETETYKNIPAVKNNQVFEVNAKEFYFNDPLTLELQLDFFKKSFLGK
- a CDS encoding transporter substrate-binding domain-containing protein — encoded protein: MKKRNIFHSIILLVVFAALLSACSSEKSKDSKEIKEEGQENLLNQIKEEGKLKVGLMGTYPPYNFLNDKKEMDGFDADIAKEVAKRLGVEVEFVAQEFSGLIAGLQTEKFDAVISQMTITDERKEQMDFSDPYITNHVKVIVAENNNDIKTVKDFKGKDIGVGLGTNDETYLRTKLLPEVGEFNIKTYDDVITSLKDLDAGRIDATINNMYAMQPVVEKNGFKIKAVGEPVKSDQAGIAVRKGNEDFVKELNKILSDMKADGTYKEIYVKWFGEEPTE
- a CDS encoding iron ABC transporter permease, which encodes MIHPTIVKKQRLLLGVFLALIIITIVISMGIGYSSVSFDRLIPTLLGQGTFKEEFIVFSIRLPRIIITLLAGMALALSGAILQGITRNDLADPGIIGINYGAGVAVAVFFLFFPIDEGSFAYLLPVVAFAGAILTTCLIALFSYNKNEGLQPVKLVLVGVGFSMALSGAMVVLISGAERSKVEFISKWLSGNIWGTDWPFIWAILPWLVILIPFALYKANRLNILALNEPVAIGVGISIKRERLILLFTAVALASSAVSVTGGITFIGLMAPHMAKALVGPRNQLFLPIAILIGGWLLLLADTIGRNIVEPDGLPAGIIVSLIGAPYFIYLLLKK
- a CDS encoding YflJ family protein, which codes for MAHLYSKGWFIQQLKQANITKLEGRKLETYKTHIVRNLYVQLVEQKENKAK
- a CDS encoding amino acid ABC transporter ATP-binding protein yields the protein MINIEGLSKSFNRQEVLKNIDVTVATGEVVAILGPSGSGKSTFLRCINGLEEMTSGQIQVNDLLLADTQSKKEQKKNIRNIRMHTGMVFQQFNLYPHKTVLGNVIEALLTVKQVDKQAAIQRGEKLLARVGLLEKKDSYPSRLSGGQQQRVAISRALAMEPEVMLFDEPTSALDPELVDEVLAVIKELAQDGMTMLIVTHEMQFAREVADRIIFMADGVIVEEGKPEQFFTNPQTERAKKFLKMT
- a CDS encoding FecCD family ABC transporter permease gives rise to the protein MKEDQRIIPFVYKLIAAIVLFLIMFIAACVFGAADTTVKDVWLALTSDAKGEKISLIREIRLPREVGAVLVGAALAVSGAIMQGVTRNPLADPGLLGLTAGANAALALAVSLIPAANYYTIMVACFIGAAVGSIMVFGIGAVKKGGFSPFRIVLAGAAVSAFLYAVAEGVGIYFNTSKDVSMWTAGGLIGTSWIQLQMIAPFIGIGLLIALLFSRQLTILSLNEEVAVGLGQKTTQIKAILFIVIILLTGAAVALVGNMAFIGLMIPHIVRSIVGTDYRLILPMSVVVGATFMLLADTVGRTIHAPYETPVTAIVAIIGLPFFLFIVNKEGRTFS
- a CDS encoding MFS transporter, coding for MWKNKNVWILLCGEFIVGLGLWLGIIGNLEFMQEKVPSDFLKSIILAIGLLAGIIVGPLAGKLTDQSNKKMVMLVSGFIRTASVIFMLIAIKTGSVWWMIAFLIFIQISAAFYFPALQAAIPLVVEEKDLLRMNGVYMNVSTLSRILGTAVAGIFLSIMSLSMVYIASFIAYFLLFVLTWFLTLDESKKEQKSSKTKESSSTSFNDIFPIIKGLPIVFMTLVLTLVPLLFIGGFNLMVINISELQDSSTIKSWIYTAEGVAFMLGAFVVKQISHKFSPYTILFFFSFIIGLSQVLLYFAQIPLLSVFAFALFGFAVGCFFPTTATIFQTKVPKDFHGRFFSFRNMLDRLIFQVVLLITGFLLDAVGLPYMTVIFGTFSLLMTTFFYMKFKKLNIASQVRDKIS